GAGGAAACAGGCAGGAGAGGTGACGAACGGCTTTTTACCACTGTGGGCGAGTCCGGCTGATATACCGACGATATTTTGCTCGGCAATGCCTACCTCCACAAATTGTTCGGGATATGCAGCTGCAAAAGGAGCCATGGCAGCAGAACCGCGGGAATCACTAGCCAACACCATAATATCCCGATCTTCTTTGGCAAGGCTAAGCAGTGTTTCACAGATGACCTGACGATTTGGGATTTTGTTCATTGTTTATTTCACCTGTCCTTCCCCGGATAATTCGTCTATTTTTTGCTGTAGTTCAGTCAGTCCGCGTTCAAGCTCTTCATCGTTTGGAACATGGTGATGCCATCCTGGAACACCCTCGGCAAAGGATACACCTTTTCCTTTTATCGTGTTTGCCAGCACCAACGTTGGTTTGCCTTCAATTTCGGGGACGTTGCGGAATGTTTGAACCAGTTCCTCCATGCTGTTACCGTCAATGGAGATGACATTCCAGCCGAAGGCAGCCCACTTCTCCTCGAGTGGCTCAAGTCCCATAACCTCCTCGGTTGTACCGCTGATTTGCAGGCCGTTGCGGTCAATGATACCGACAAGATTATCCAGTTTGTAATGGGCACCTGCCATAGCAGCTTCCCAGTTGGAGCCTTCAGCTTGCTCCCCGTCACCCATCAGACAGAATACACGGTAGGATCGTCCGTCACGCTTGGCAGCCAGCGCCATCCCGACTGAGATGGGGAGGCCATGGCCCAATGCGCCTGTATTCATCTCAATGCCGGGAACTTTATTGTTCGGATGTCCAATCAGACGGGTTCCGAATTGGCTGTAGGTTTTCAGTTCTTCTTTTGGGAAAAAACCACGGTCTGCCAGAATGCACCATAAAGATTCGACGGAATGTCCCTTGCTGGCAACAAAGCGGTCGCGCTCCTCCCATTTAGGATTAGCGACATCAATATTCATGATTTCGTAGTACAGAGCGGTGAGTATGTCCGTGTTGCTCAGCGAGCCTCCCGTATGCCCTGTTTTGGCACGATGAATAATGGTGAGCAGATCCTGACGGATTTGTGCGGCTTTGATTTTCAAGTCTTGGATTTCCATAGTGTCCTCCTTGAAATAATATAGTTAAACCAGAATGTTCGACTTAGTGACAGTGAGATCGGAGCCGCGCAACCAGCGTTGGATCTCCTGTTCGGTAGGATCTACCGGGTCTGCCTTGACGCCTGGAAGGTAATTGCAGGCCTCGTAGAGAGCCGGGATGACGTTAGCGTGAATGCCAACAGAGTGGTGGACGTAAGGACCTTTGACGAGCTTTTCTTCCCATAACGGCCAGTCGTTGACTTCTACCCAAACATACGAGCCGCGGGTATAAGGTCCCTCAATCCCTTTCGCTTTGCCGAGGAAAATGGAATACTCCCCGTGGTCACCATCAAAACGAGCGATGGTCATGCCGCCGCCTTTAATTTCTCCTTCATGTGTGCCTGGCGCGTGATCATCGAACAGGAAGTGCTTGCGCAGCTTGGGTTTGTTCTCAATGGACATGGATACTGGGAAATTCCCGCAGTGGAATAGAAGTTCTCCATTGTCATTCTCAGGGTGGCGTACCGTAATATCAGCAAAAAAGGTCGGCAGTTCGTTCATCGCAGCCGCTTGTACCATAACCGAAGTAATAGCTCCGTGAATATCAGTTTCGCAGGTGACCGGAATTTGTTCATCTGTCAAAATGGCATTTGCCAGGCAAGGCATAATTCCCATGGCTTCCTGAAGGGCGGACCAGCATTGGATGGCGATGGCTGTGCTTCCCGTTTCGACAGCATAGGATTTCATGGCTACTTTAAGTGCAGCGATTCGTCTGACATCATCTTCGGTGACTTCACTGTAATCCAGCTTCTCTTTGATGTAATCAATCGCTTCGGAAAGTTCAGCACTGCTCCCGGATGCAATTTTCTTGGAACGAAGCTGAATATCTACCAGCGTAATCGGATGGATTTCAATACCGAATCGTTCCAACAGTTCTCCTTCATTGCAGATCATGGTCCAAAAGGAAGCGGGGCGAGGGCCAATCTGGAGAATCCGTAACCTATTGAACTGTCGTACTACATTGGCGGCAGAGATAAAGTTGTTAAACCCTCGTTCAAATACCGGATCAGTCACACGACTGTTGGTTATATAGGTAAATGGGACATTAAAGCGGCGAAGCACTTTTCCGCTGGCGAACAATCCACACTGGGTATCCCGCAATCTCATGCCGTCGGCCAAAGGGGCCTCATCACGTGGACCCCACAATAGAACCGGCTTGCCAAGCGCCTTGCCCACACGGGCAACCGTATCCTCAGTTCCAAAATTGCAATGGGGGAAGAAAACGGCGTCGACTTCCTCTTCCTTAAAACGTTTGATAATCAAGTCAGCGTTAATATGATCGTCGTATAGCAATCCTTCTTCATTAAGCCCTTCCAAATCCACAATATCAATGTTCATCCCGAAGCTCTCGATTTGTTTGCGAATGGCAACTTTGTAGCGGAATGCATCCTCAGCACTGAAGGTAAATCGTCGTGTAGGTGCATAACCCAGTTTCAGCTTTTTCATTAATAACTCTCCTTTACTAGAAGTAAATAAACTGAAATGAGACTAAACAAGACTAAACTAAATCAACTAAAATGTATGAAGTTTTATTTTCGAAATCATCGTATCACCTCTATAAACCGCTGTCAATTGGCTGAATTCTAATAAAAATCATTATTTAGTTTAGTTAGTCTAGTTGAATTATCTAAACTTATAGATTATATTTAGAACAAATCACATATATAGTATGCTTTCTCACCAAATTTTCAGGAATAAAATGAATAATATTATAAATAAAGAAACTAAATTTATATCGATAAATATATTAATCTATTGCATCTGTTTATTCATATATGTAAACTGACTTTAACGGTTAGCCGTATTTTATATAGATGGAGAATCAATTTATGAAAATGGAAGATATCGCCCAAATGGCTAATGTTTCTAAATCGGCTGTTTCTCTTGCTTTTAGTGGTAAGCCGGGGATTAGTCCTGAAACACGAGAGCATATACTTCAAATCGCTCATCAAGTTGGTTACATGCCGAAGAGCCGAGCCTCACATCAGAAGAAAGGCGATAAAGCGTTGCTGTTTCTAGTGTGTACTAGCTCCGGTATTGTTTTTGAGCAATATGATCAACAGCCCTTTTTTAAGTCACTGATCTATTTCATAGAAGAAAACTGCCGCCAAAAAGGTTATAAACTAATTTTTTCGACAGTAAATGTAGAATTTTTTGAAGAAGAAATTAAACATGTGTTTGAGGAAAAATATAGTGATGGTGCCATTGTTCTCGGAACAAATTTGACACGCTGGCAGATCGAAGAAATACATCATATCATGCCTAATTTGGTTGTACTGGATACTTGTTTTGACACGTTGCCCGTACAATTTATCGGTATTAATAACCGTATAGGAGCTTACCAGGCAGGAGCACATTTATGCCAACTTGGTCATACTTCAATAGGTTATATTGCTTCAAATGTACGTATTCATAATTTTGAGGAGCGGCAGCGAGGATTTATGGAGGCATTAGAGGAATTTCAGATCGATATCCCCACATCTCGGCGTTTGTCGGTGGCCCCAACCATTCTAAGCTCACAGGAATCGCTTAAAAAACAATTGACTGAATATTTGAGTGATGATCGACAACTTCCGACGGCGTGGTTTTGTGAATGTGACTACATTGCGATAAGTGCGATTAAAACATTAACCGAGATGGGGATTAAAGTGCCCGAGGAATGCTCAGTTATAGGGTTCGACAATATTAATGAATCATTAATTATTACTCCAGAGTTGACAACGATCCATGTTGAGAAAGAGCGAATGGCTGAGCTTGCCGTCGATCTGTTGACTAGAGCCATCGAAACAGGCCCTAAAATGCAATCTAAAATTACAGTCGATACCCGGTTTGTAGAGCGTAAATCGTGTGCGCCTCCTAGCCCACGAGATTTGAATAATTAAAAAGTAGACGCTTTTTCGTCAAACAGGCATCTGTGGTAAATGCCAACCGATTAGATCGCCGATTTCAGGCAGATTCCCCTTTATCCAAGCCGCTTAGCCGCAAGCCTAAGCGGCTTGGAATTCTTGGAAACCATTTACGCGAGCTCTTTTTGAAGATATGCATCAATTTTTGCGAGGGCTTCCTCTGTACCTCCAGATTGCTGGAAGCTATCATTTATTTTTTGTACACCCTCTTTATATGCTGCGTTCGACATCACTTCATGTACGGCCTCTCTTAACGATTGTACATGGATACGGTCTCTGGTTATTCGATAGCCAGCTTGAAGCTCCGTTAACCGCTGCGCGACCATTGGCTGATCCTTGTCCTGAGGTAGAACGACCAAGGGTACATTGAAGTGAATCCCTTCATTCACGCTGTTCATTCCACCATGCGTAATAAACACATCTGTATGACGCAATACCTCCAATTGAGGAACATAGGGCGAAATGATAAAGTGCTCAGGGGCCGGATTGATTTTCGTAAAGTCGGCTTTCTCGCCAGCTGCAATCACGACGATGCCTTCAAAATCGGAAAAAGCTTCAATACAGGTGTTAAAAAAGTCTTCAGTATGGTCCAGAACCGTTCCCATCGAAATATACAAAACTTTTTTACCCTGTAGTCTGTCCAGAGGGAATGAATTAGCCCCTTTGCGCTCTGGGAAGCTGGGACCAATAAAAAGATGCTCGTCCCCAAACTGTTCGCCTCTCGGTTGGAAATATTTGCTCGTATATACAACATTCAAAGCCCCTGAATTGTTCATAAATTGAACCATTTCTTTGGGAGCCACACCGAATTTTTCTTTCATGAAATGCAGTGAAGTCGTGACTTGTTCACTAGGCTGAAACGGTATTTTAGCATCAGGGCGAAAGAGATTGACAGCCATCTGATGGTTTGAAATCAGAAAAGATGGCGATGAAGAAATGCCTGGAATATTCAAATAATCTCTCACTAATTCCCCGGCTCCAAATCTATCATAGAACACAAAGTCAAAATCAATGCTTTCAGACAGCTGCTTGGTGATTGCTAATATGTCCATCGAAGTCTGGATATGAATATTCATAAATGCGTTCAACCCAGCCGGAGTACTGGTATCAATGGAAGCCGTTCTGATCAGATCGGGATGCAGGTGAACCGTTGCTCCAACTGCTTGGAGTCTGTCCTTGTATTTCTCAGTTGTAATGTAATGCACCTGATCCCCACGTGCTGCAAAGGCTTGCGTAATCCCGAGCGTAGGATTCACATGCCCTTCTGCCGGAAAGTTAACCATTAATATGTGCAGCATTCATCATCACTCCTGTTCGATTTTATCGAAGATCGCAGCTTTCACTGAATCTCTCTATTTATAATAACAATAATATTTATATTTTCAAATGATATCCTTTCTGTAAATGTGGTGCGAGCACATTAAAATGGCATCAATATTTTTCCTGGTGTAACAGAGTACAGCCGCTGTATGGCATGTTTTTGGTGTTTGACGTGAAATTTGTATAACAAATATTTACCTCGTGCATAGTAAAGATGAACTCTACTCAGCAAGGGAGGTTTTTCTAAAATGAATGTTCAAAGAGCACGAGAAATAGCATCCTCTCCCATAATGGCGAATGTACTGTGTGAGGGGCAACCCATTTACATTCAGCATGTGAACGAGCAGAGTGAGACGGCACGCATCTATGCGCTGAATCATCCGGAGGAGGAGCGGGAAGTACCTTTGTACACATTAACAGAGCGAGATCAGAGCCTGGAATAAGAAAGGAGCGATATAAATAATGAAACCAAATCAACAGAAAGTAGTCGAGGCGGACCGTTTGAATTTTCGTGACCAGACTGATGATGTGGTCAGAGAAGTACCGGCCACGACGGATGCCAGCGAAGCAGTTGCAGCGATGACCTCACATATCAATAAATATGATGTACCGGATGAGCTGGAGGAAAAATAGAGAATGACCAAGCGCGCACAGGATAACCTGCTGCGCGCTTTTTATATAATATCAGAAAAAAGTATTGCATATAGGTTTACTAGGTATTATGATAACAACAGATTTATATTTTTTTGTTTCTTTTAAAGGTATAAGGTTTAGACCTTAAAGATTTATGGATCGGAGTGTTCGTATGTTAATCCCATCTCCTCTGCGCTTTGAGAAAGTATCAGCTAAAAAAGTGAGTGATTTTATTAGAGAGCAGCTGGAAGAGGCTATTATTCTAAAAGAGTTGCTTAGCGAGGAGCAGCTGCCAACAGAGCGGGAACTCGCAGAGATATTTAATGCCAGCAGAATTACAGTTCGTGAGGCATTATCTCAATTGGAGTCCAAGGGACTCATTGAAAAGAGAGTAGGTGCCAAGGGAGGGACGTTTGTTCTTCCGGTGACAGCAAATTCTCATAAACGTACCCGGGCAGAAATCGCACAAGATTGGGAGCATATGCTGAAGGTCTTTGAATATCGGATGATTGTGGAGCCTGAGGCTGCTTTTTTAGCGGCTGCGCGGATCACTGCGGATGAACTGGACTTGCTTCAGCATTATCTGGATCAGAGTATTGAAGCAGATTGTACCCGAGAATGGTTTCGGGCCCTGGACGTCAAGTTCCATTTAGCCATTGCCAAGGCATCGGGTAATCCACTTTGTGAAGCCGCTGTTAGGCAGATTCGGACTCAAATTAACCCGGCGCTGGATCTCATGCCCTATGATAACCAGATTCGGACGGTGAACTACGATGTCCATACGGAAATCCTGAGTGCACTTCGGGCACGGGATGCTGAGAAGTCGCGGGAAATAATGAGACATCATATTGGACATTCCGCTGATGCCATTTATGCAAGATTGGTTGCAAAAGGCTAGACGGTGTCTTACGGAACAAAGAACACAATTTGCGGGGACGGTGAAAGCATGAATGGTGAATGCACGAGCATACATGAGCTCTTGGCTTTATCAAGACCGCTTCAAGAGCAATTGATTACATGGCGCAGGGATTTTCATCGCCATCCTGAAACGGGATATGAAGAGATTCGCACGTCCGGTATTGTAGCTGAGCACTTGCAAAGTCTGGGGTTGGAGGTAACCACACAGGTAGGTAAAACCGGGGTTGTGGGGCTGTTGCGTGGAAAAAGCCCGGGGCCTACCATCGGTCTCAGGGCAGATATGGATGCTTTACCGATTCAGGATGAAAAAACGGCTCCCTATCGTTCGCAGATTCCGGGAAAGGCACATTTATGCGGACATGATGCCCATACTGCGATACTGATGGGAACCGCGCAGTTACTGGCTACTTTGGAGAGACCTGAACGAGGCCATATCAAATTTGTCTTTCAACCGGCAGAAGAAGGTTTGGCCGGAGCCAAGGCCATGATAGATGACGGTGTGCTGGACAATCCCAAAGTAGATGCCATGGCAGGACTACATATGTTCCCGGGTCTGAGGACAGGAACACTTGGGGTCAGCAAAGGGGTAGCTTTTGCATCAGCAGATGGCTTAACCATTAAAATTTTAGGCAAAGGTGGTCATGCCGCCCGTCCGCATGAGGGGATAGACGCGATTGCCGTGTCGGCGCAGGTGATTGCTGCCCTGCAAAATATACCCAGCCGTCTGGTTGACCCGCTTGAGCCCATTGTCATTACGATTGGCAAAATTAGTGGCGGCTACATGGGGGCTGCCATTGCACCGGAAGTAGAAATGATCGGCACCGTTCGAACTCTATCTGCGGAGCTGCGCAGCCGAATGCCTGAACTGATCGAGCAGGTGGTCCGTGGGGTGTGTGAATCGTTTGGGGCCGGATATGAATTAAATTATCAGCATGGCTACCCGGTTGTGCAGAACGACCCGGATATGGTCGACCTGATGACAGAAACGAGTGAGCTGCTGTTTGGCTCCAGAGAGTGGGAATACATCAAACCGTCAACAGGCGGGGAGGATTTCGCTTTTTATTGTGAGCAGGTTCCCGGCGTGTTCTTCCGGCTGGGGTCCGGGAGAGGAGATGAGGAAACAAGCTATCCATTACATCATCCCAAGTTTGATTTGGACGAATCGGTACTGCCTTATGGCGTAGCCATGATGTCGGCTATAGCGCTGAATTTTTTGAAGAAGCAATAAAGTTTGAGACGCTAGAGAAACAGCTGTGTGGCAAAATACAACGTTAATGGACTGGAGTGGACAAAATGAACAGACACAAGTGGTTTACAGGCGGGATCACATTACTGATTGCAGCGATTATTCTGGCAGGCTGCGGTGCTCCATCCACAGGCGGCAGCAAAGATAGTGCAGCATCGACATCGACTGACAGTAAAGTGCTGACGATTGCGAATGCTACGGATATTGAGAGTTTTGATCCACATAACAATAACAATACGGCGAGTGAAGCCGTTCTGGTTAACGTATTTGACTACTTGCTGAAAAATGATAGTCAGCAGAAGAAAGTACCTGGGCTCGCTACTTCCTGGGAAAAAGTAAATGATACAACTTGGCGTTTTCACTTGCGCGAAGGGGTTACCTTCCATAACGGGGATCCATTCACGGCGGAAGATGTGAAGTACACGATAGAAAGAGTGGCAAAGGATAACACGCTCAAACAAAATTCCTATTTTAAAAACATTAAAGAAGTAAAAGTGGTGGATGAACATACAGCAGACATCATCACGGACGGACCGGACCCGCTGCTGCTGAATCGTTTGTCCAAAATGGGAGCAGGGATATTACCTTCCAAGTATATTGAGAAAAATGGGATCGAGGCATTCCTTAAAAATCCAATCGGTACAGGCCCTTATAAATTTAGTCAATGGATTAAGGATGACCGGGTGGTACTCGTTAAAAATGATAAATATTATGAAGGTCAGCCGAAATGGGATCAGGTTGTTTTTCGCTCCATTCCAGAAGCCTCTACGCGTGTGTCTGAACTACTCGCAGGCTCGGTTGACATTGCTTCCGGCATTCCGTCCACCGATGTAGCACGTATTCAAGGCGAAGACGGTAAAAAAATCGTCAAGGCACCGATTCAGCGAGTGCTGCAATTGATTTTGCGTCAAAGCCAAGGAAGTGTTACGGCTAACCCGAAAGTGAGAGAGGCGATAGACCTTGCAATCGATAAAAAGGGGATCGTGGACAGCATTGCAGGCGGTGCCGGGATCGTAACTCGCACTTCTGTTACGCCGGGCAACTTTGGTGCCGATCCTTCCCTGTATGAGAAGACCTTATATGATCCGGCTAAAGCCAAAGAACTGCTGCAGCAAGCCGGTTATGCTGGCGCAGGCCCGGAATTAACCTTGTCGGTATCCTCAATATACAAGGAGTATGCTGAGGTTGTAGCCGCCATGTTAAATAAAGAAGGTTTCAAAATTAAGCTGGACGTGCTGGAGCCAAGTGCTTTCAGTGAGCGTTACAGTTCCAAATCGTTCAAGGAAATGTTTATGATCGGCATTGGTAATTCCCTGTTCGATGCTTCCAATAACTATAATCGTTACCTGCTGGAAGAGGCTAAAGGCGAAACGGATTATAACAATCCAAAGGTAGAGAAGCTGCTGCAGCATGCTCTGACAAATCTGGATACAGCCTCGCGTGAAAAAGAGTATCAGCAAGTGCAACAGATTTTGGCTGAAGACCGTCCGGCCGTCTACCTGTTCCAAATGGAAGGGATTTATGGCACTGGTAACGGCGTGAATTTCCAGCCGAGAAGTGATGAAATGTTCTATGCAGAGGATATTGCATCTGCAAAATAAAACGAGAAGTGAACGGGCGGGGACCTCAATGCAGGTTCCTGCCCGTCCTTTTAAAAAAAGCCTGCTGGTTACGGAGGTGACGGATTGAAAACTTATATCGCCAAATCGCTGCTGCAGGTGATTCCTGTACTGCTGATTGTCTCTCTGATTGTATTCATCCTGGTGAGGGTAACCGGCGACCCAGTAGCCCTTATGCTGCCGGAGACCGCTACAGCCGAGGATCGTGCAGTATTGACACAAGCGCTCGGACTGGATCAGCCATTATATACGCAATACATTAAATTTATTGGCAGTGCCTTACAGGGCGATTTTGGCACCTCGTTTCGCTATGGTGAATCGGCTTTGCCCTTAGTGCTGGAACGGCTGCCTGCCAGCTTTGAATTGGCAGTAGCCGCCATGATTTTTGCGGTCATCATCGCAGTGCCACTGGGCGTCATCTCGGCAGTTAAGCGGAATACCTTTATGGATTTAATCATTTCCAGTTTGTCTGTCGTCGGCAAGGCCATGCCTAACTTTTGGATGGGGATTATGCTCATTTTGTTATTCTCCGTCATGTTGGGGATGCTTCCCGTGTCTGGCCGGGGCGGGATGGAGCATTTAATACTTCCAGCCTTTACGCTGGGTGTCGGTCTTTCTGCACAAATGACCCGACTCATTCGCTCCAGTATGCTGGATATTTTGAATCAGGACTATATACGGACAGCACGAAGTAAAGGGATTTTTGAGATTGTAGTGATCGGAAAACACGCTTTTCGCAATGGATTAATTCCGGTTGTCACCATCATGAGCTTGCAATTTACAAGCTTGATCGGCGGAACACTGATTACCGAGACGGTATTTGCATGGCCGGGCTTGGGGCAGTTGCTTGTTGTCGCAGTGAATACACACGACATGGCTATTGTTCAGGCCGCTGTATTTGTGATCGCCTTGATTGTCGTCATCAGCAATATTTTAACGGATATCGTTTATCGATTGCTTGATCCCAGAATTAAATACAACTAGAGAGAGGAGGAGAAGATGTGGCAGGCATCAATCCTATACAAGCCCTTGGCTCGGACCCGGACAACCCAAAGCAAACCCTTCGGCTGTCAGCTATTGGGCGCGTGTGGAAGCAACTGTTACGAAGTAAAACCGGAACGGTCGGTGCGGTACTGATACTGCTCGTTAGCTTAACAGCTCTATTTGCACCTCTTTTGGCCACTCACAATCCTGCGGATATTGACCCGCTTAACCGACTGAAACCACCCATATGGCTGGCAGGTGGAGTGTCAGAGCATTGGCTTGGTACAGATAATCTGGGGCGGGATATGTGGAGCCGTATCGTGTACGGGGCCAGAGTTTCGCTTATCGTCGGTATCGGTGCAGTTCTGGTCTCAGGCACGATTGGCGCGATCCTCGGACTTCTTGCCGGTTTTTATGGCAAATGGGTGGATGCCGTGATTATGAGAGTTGCCGATGCATTTTTGGCTATTCCGGCCATTCTGCTGATGCTGGTCGTCTTGGCCGTGGTAGGGCCTGGCATGACTACACTTATTTTTGTTATTGGCGTTACGAATTGGGTTGCTTATACAAGGGTGGTCCGGGGCGAGGTATTGAGTATCAAGGAACGGGACTTCGTCAAGGCAGCCAAGGCGATTGGCTCCAAAAATAGCAGGATTCTGTTGAAGCACATTTTACCCAATGTCCTGTCTTCGTTCATTGTGATTTCCGGCATGAATGTGGCGACAACGATTATTATGGAAGCTTCGCTTAGTTTTCTCGGATTGGGGATCACACCACCGGCCGTGTCCTGGGGCGGTATGCTGAGCGATGGCAGACAATATGTAGCTACAAGCTGGTGGGTGGCAACGTTTCCCGGTCTGGCGATTACCATCACGGTCCTGGGCGTTATTTTCCTCGGTGACTGGCTTCGCGACGTGTTAGATCCCCACATGAAGGCGAAAGAATAACAGAGGGGGGGCGGAAAAGATGTCCACAAAACTGCTTGAAGTGAACCAATTGAAAACCTACTTTAAAACAGAGGATGGAATGGTTCCCTCGGTCAACGGTGTCAGCTTCACTGTGAACCCGGGCGAAACCTTAGCGATTGTTGGAGAGTCCGGTTCCGGTAAAAGTGTAACCTCCTTGTCTATTATGGGCTTAGTCGCTGCACCAGGAAAAGTTGTGGGCGGGGAGATTTTGCTGGAAGGTCGGGATTTACTCCAATTGTCCAAGGGAGAAATGCGTAAATATCGGGGAAACGAGATATCCATGATTTTTCAGGAGCCGATGAACTCGCTGAATCCGGTATTTACGATTGGCAATCAGATCAGTGAGGTGATTCGGCAGCATCAAAAGTTGAGCAAAGCGGAGGCGCGGGAGAAAAGTATTGAGATGCTGGAGAGGGTAGGCATACCTGGTGCTTCGAAGGTTGTGGGTTATTTCCCGCATCAGTTGTCCGGT
This DNA window, taken from Paenibacillus kribbensis, encodes the following:
- a CDS encoding ABC transporter permease, which produces MKTYIAKSLLQVIPVLLIVSLIVFILVRVTGDPVALMLPETATAEDRAVLTQALGLDQPLYTQYIKFIGSALQGDFGTSFRYGESALPLVLERLPASFELAVAAMIFAVIIAVPLGVISAVKRNTFMDLIISSLSVVGKAMPNFWMGIMLILLFSVMLGMLPVSGRGGMEHLILPAFTLGVGLSAQMTRLIRSSMLDILNQDYIRTARSKGIFEIVVIGKHAFRNGLIPVVTIMSLQFTSLIGGTLITETVFAWPGLGQLLVVAVNTHDMAIVQAAVFVIALIVVISNILTDIVYRLLDPRIKYN
- a CDS encoding H-type small acid-soluble spore protein, giving the protein MNVQRAREIASSPIMANVLCEGQPIYIQHVNEQSETARIYALNHPEEEREVPLYTLTERDQSLE
- a CDS encoding FadR/GntR family transcriptional regulator, which gives rise to MLIPSPLRFEKVSAKKVSDFIREQLEEAIILKELLSEEQLPTERELAEIFNASRITVREALSQLESKGLIEKRVGAKGGTFVLPVTANSHKRTRAEIAQDWEHMLKVFEYRMIVEPEAAFLAAARITADELDLLQHYLDQSIEADCTREWFRALDVKFHLAIAKASGNPLCEAAVRQIRTQINPALDLMPYDNQIRTVNYDVHTEILSALRARDAEKSREIMRHHIGHSADAIYARLVAKG
- a CDS encoding LacI family DNA-binding transcriptional regulator → MKMEDIAQMANVSKSAVSLAFSGKPGISPETREHILQIAHQVGYMPKSRASHQKKGDKALLFLVCTSSGIVFEQYDQQPFFKSLIYFIEENCRQKGYKLIFSTVNVEFFEEEIKHVFEEKYSDGAIVLGTNLTRWQIEEIHHIMPNLVVLDTCFDTLPVQFIGINNRIGAYQAGAHLCQLGHTSIGYIASNVRIHNFEERQRGFMEALEEFQIDIPTSRRLSVAPTILSSQESLKKQLTEYLSDDRQLPTAWFCECDYIAISAIKTLTEMGIKVPEECSVIGFDNINESLIITPELTTIHVEKERMAELAVDLLTRAIETGPKMQSKITVDTRFVERKSCAPPSPRDLNN
- a CDS encoding transketolase, which encodes MEIQDLKIKAAQIRQDLLTIIHRAKTGHTGGSLSNTDILTALYYEIMNIDVANPKWEERDRFVASKGHSVESLWCILADRGFFPKEELKTYSQFGTRLIGHPNNKVPGIEMNTGALGHGLPISVGMALAAKRDGRSYRVFCLMGDGEQAEGSNWEAAMAGAHYKLDNLVGIIDRNGLQISGTTEEVMGLEPLEEKWAAFGWNVISIDGNSMEELVQTFRNVPEIEGKPTLVLANTIKGKGVSFAEGVPGWHHHVPNDEELERGLTELQQKIDELSGEGQVK
- a CDS encoding L-fucose/L-arabinose isomerase family protein: MKKLKLGYAPTRRFTFSAEDAFRYKVAIRKQIESFGMNIDIVDLEGLNEEGLLYDDHINADLIIKRFKEEEVDAVFFPHCNFGTEDTVARVGKALGKPVLLWGPRDEAPLADGMRLRDTQCGLFASGKVLRRFNVPFTYITNSRVTDPVFERGFNNFISAANVVRQFNRLRILQIGPRPASFWTMICNEGELLERFGIEIHPITLVDIQLRSKKIASGSSAELSEAIDYIKEKLDYSEVTEDDVRRIAALKVAMKSYAVETGSTAIAIQCWSALQEAMGIMPCLANAILTDEQIPVTCETDIHGAITSVMVQAAAMNELPTFFADITVRHPENDNGELLFHCGNFPVSMSIENKPKLRKHFLFDDHAPGTHEGEIKGGGMTIARFDGDHGEYSIFLGKAKGIEGPYTRGSYVWVEVNDWPLWEEKLVKGPYVHHSVGIHANVIPALYEACNYLPGVKADPVDPTEQEIQRWLRGSDLTVTKSNILV
- a CDS encoding macrolide family glycosyltransferase; the protein is MLHILMVNFPAEGHVNPTLGITQAFAARGDQVHYITTEKYKDRLQAVGATVHLHPDLIRTASIDTSTPAGLNAFMNIHIQTSMDILAITKQLSESIDFDFVFYDRFGAGELVRDYLNIPGISSSPSFLISNHQMAVNLFRPDAKIPFQPSEQVTTSLHFMKEKFGVAPKEMVQFMNNSGALNVVYTSKYFQPRGEQFGDEHLFIGPSFPERKGANSFPLDRLQGKKVLYISMGTVLDHTEDFFNTCIEAFSDFEGIVVIAAGEKADFTKINPAPEHFIISPYVPQLEVLRHTDVFITHGGMNSVNEGIHFNVPLVVLPQDKDQPMVAQRLTELQAGYRITRDRIHVQSLREAVHEVMSNAAYKEGVQKINDSFQQSGGTEEALAKIDAYLQKELA
- a CDS encoding ABC transporter substrate-binding protein — translated: MNRHKWFTGGITLLIAAIILAGCGAPSTGGSKDSAASTSTDSKVLTIANATDIESFDPHNNNNTASEAVLVNVFDYLLKNDSQQKKVPGLATSWEKVNDTTWRFHLREGVTFHNGDPFTAEDVKYTIERVAKDNTLKQNSYFKNIKEVKVVDEHTADIITDGPDPLLLNRLSKMGAGILPSKYIEKNGIEAFLKNPIGTGPYKFSQWIKDDRVVLVKNDKYYEGQPKWDQVVFRSIPEASTRVSELLAGSVDIASGIPSTDVARIQGEDGKKIVKAPIQRVLQLILRQSQGSVTANPKVREAIDLAIDKKGIVDSIAGGAGIVTRTSVTPGNFGADPSLYEKTLYDPAKAKELLQQAGYAGAGPELTLSVSSIYKEYAEVVAAMLNKEGFKIKLDVLEPSAFSERYSSKSFKEMFMIGIGNSLFDASNNYNRYLLEEAKGETDYNNPKVEKLLQHALTNLDTASREKEYQQVQQILAEDRPAVYLFQMEGIYGTGNGVNFQPRSDEMFYAEDIASAK
- a CDS encoding M20 metallopeptidase family protein — translated: MNGECTSIHELLALSRPLQEQLITWRRDFHRHPETGYEEIRTSGIVAEHLQSLGLEVTTQVGKTGVVGLLRGKSPGPTIGLRADMDALPIQDEKTAPYRSQIPGKAHLCGHDAHTAILMGTAQLLATLERPERGHIKFVFQPAEEGLAGAKAMIDDGVLDNPKVDAMAGLHMFPGLRTGTLGVSKGVAFASADGLTIKILGKGGHAARPHEGIDAIAVSAQVIAALQNIPSRLVDPLEPIVITIGKISGGYMGAAIAPEVEMIGTVRTLSAELRSRMPELIEQVVRGVCESFGAGYELNYQHGYPVVQNDPDMVDLMTETSELLFGSREWEYIKPSTGGEDFAFYCEQVPGVFFRLGSGRGDEETSYPLHHPKFDLDESVLPYGVAMMSAIALNFLKKQ